In Bradyrhizobium guangxiense, one DNA window encodes the following:
- a CDS encoding GspE/PulE family protein, protein MRPETVTEFAERLRGDAHVAAGMGGLVAEKLTLRQLFESSDLSAQEFADAVAAFFKHDRAALADLLAGTSLVEHFSPRFLREMTIFPYQLANGRAVIALFDPTDTAAISAAEIVLGPAVKVAIASFEDIDTALSQRLSEGETTAANRDNTIAVREEDIESLRDLASGAPVVRAVSELIEKAAELRASDIHIEPFRTELAVRMRVDGLLRHIPSPSHVLPQAIVSRIKILAGLNIAERRLPQDGAARVQLGRAEMDLRVAIMPTQHGESAVIRLLPKERGLLAIEKLGFAPDDEAKLRAVLTLPHGLIVVTGPTGSGKTTTLATVLGLLNESSRKILTIEDPVEYEIKGINQSQVNSAIGLTFAKALRAFVRQDPDVIMVGEIRDAETAEVAIHAALTGHLVLTTLHTETAAAAVPRLLDLGVEAFLLSSTLRAVIAQRLVRQLCDRCKTTSRLEHSEFAADRRYAAIGLRVGDEVYKAGRCERCGGTGYRGRVGLFEVLEVADEVRQLMNAHCDAVSIDRTAVRSGMTTMIQDGLAKCRAGVTSPAEVLRVTTIR, encoded by the coding sequence CTCACGCTGCGCCAGCTTTTCGAATCGTCCGACCTGTCGGCCCAGGAGTTTGCCGACGCGGTCGCAGCCTTTTTCAAACATGACCGTGCGGCTTTAGCCGACCTCTTGGCTGGGACGAGCTTGGTCGAACACTTCTCGCCTCGCTTCCTCCGGGAAATGACGATTTTTCCGTATCAGCTCGCGAATGGACGCGCCGTGATTGCCCTGTTCGATCCCACGGACACGGCAGCGATCAGCGCCGCGGAGATTGTACTCGGCCCCGCGGTAAAGGTCGCCATCGCGTCGTTTGAGGACATTGATACCGCGCTCTCTCAGCGCCTTAGCGAAGGCGAGACCACCGCAGCGAATAGGGATAATACCATCGCTGTCCGCGAGGAGGATATCGAAAGCCTCCGCGACCTAGCTAGCGGCGCGCCGGTCGTCCGTGCCGTCTCCGAATTGATCGAAAAGGCCGCCGAGCTTCGCGCCAGTGACATACACATTGAGCCTTTCAGGACGGAACTGGCAGTGCGTATGCGGGTTGATGGCCTGCTTCGCCATATCCCCTCACCATCCCATGTACTCCCACAGGCCATAGTCTCCCGCATCAAGATCCTGGCGGGTCTCAACATAGCCGAGCGCCGATTGCCTCAAGATGGCGCCGCGCGTGTCCAACTTGGGCGAGCTGAAATGGATTTGCGCGTCGCTATCATGCCGACGCAGCATGGTGAGTCTGCCGTCATTCGGCTTCTGCCCAAGGAGCGGGGACTCCTTGCGATCGAGAAGCTCGGCTTTGCGCCCGACGACGAAGCAAAGCTCCGCGCAGTCCTGACGCTCCCGCACGGTCTCATCGTGGTCACCGGACCAACCGGCAGCGGTAAAACCACGACGCTTGCGACCGTGCTCGGCCTCCTCAACGAATCCTCCCGGAAGATACTGACGATCGAGGATCCGGTAGAATACGAAATCAAGGGCATCAATCAGTCCCAGGTAAACTCTGCTATCGGCCTGACTTTCGCGAAGGCATTGCGCGCTTTCGTGCGGCAAGATCCGGATGTCATCATGGTGGGCGAGATCCGTGATGCCGAGACAGCGGAAGTAGCGATCCACGCTGCCCTGACCGGGCACCTCGTCCTGACCACGCTGCACACCGAAACCGCTGCGGCCGCCGTGCCGCGACTGCTGGACCTCGGCGTCGAGGCGTTTCTGTTGAGTTCAACCCTCCGTGCCGTGATCGCGCAGCGGCTGGTGCGGCAGCTTTGCGACCGGTGCAAAACAACGAGCCGGCTCGAGCACTCGGAGTTTGCGGCCGATCGGCGGTACGCCGCGATCGGCCTTCGGGTTGGTGATGAAGTTTACAAGGCAGGCCGATGCGAGCGTTGCGGCGGAACGGGCTACCGCGGCCGCGTTGGCCTGTTCGAGGTCCTTGAAGTGGCCGATGAGGTTCGTCAGCTGATGAATGCGCACTGCGACGCCGTGTCGATTGATCGAACAGCGGTTCGATCTGGAATGACCACCATGATCCAAGACGGCCTCGCGAAATGCCGAGCCGGCGTCACGTCGCCCGCGGAAGTTCTCCGCGTAACGACCATACGATAA
- a CDS encoding type II secretion system F family protein, with amino-acid sequence MQTFRYLAMTQSGELVNGMISASTAKEVFARIEYLGLVPIETVAQDTKVAVAHIAAGFLGRPRAEDVTIFTRDLSLLLKAGARLDDALELLCSDDDIGRLRPIVSKLRVAVLAGESFAEAVGKYPSCFPPIYAALVQVGETSGKLGHLLDMLASERARTEALRRRITDALQYPAFVLLAASCVLAFFVLVVLPQFGAVLRDFGAKQDSLIVTVLGVSEWTRSNGLAILGVAGAAIFAAYAVLRRPVIRFRLLATLMRLPGPSSIFRAYQTAVFCRNLGILAGSQVPLTTTLRILVDIMSFSGDVPAWTTAADQVRHGAKLSDALSQSTVLPMMAIRMIRIGEETGQLPILAGRIAEFYEAKLQRSLDRLLAVIGPAAVIGISVVVGGLIVSIMTALLSITQLVS; translated from the coding sequence ATGCAAACCTTTCGCTATCTAGCTATGACCCAGAGCGGTGAGCTCGTAAACGGTATGATCTCCGCGTCCACCGCGAAGGAAGTTTTCGCGCGTATCGAGTATCTCGGTCTCGTTCCGATCGAAACAGTCGCTCAGGACACTAAGGTTGCGGTCGCTCATATCGCTGCTGGTTTTCTTGGGCGACCACGCGCCGAAGACGTGACCATCTTTACACGTGATCTTTCTTTGCTGCTCAAGGCGGGCGCGAGGCTTGACGATGCACTGGAGTTGTTGTGCTCAGATGACGACATCGGCCGCCTGCGCCCGATTGTGAGTAAACTCCGCGTCGCAGTGCTTGCGGGCGAAAGCTTCGCTGAAGCCGTCGGCAAATATCCGAGTTGCTTTCCGCCTATCTATGCGGCGCTCGTGCAAGTCGGCGAAACGTCCGGGAAGCTCGGCCACCTTCTCGATATGCTGGCAAGCGAGCGCGCGCGCACGGAGGCCTTGCGCCGAAGAATTACTGATGCGCTGCAATATCCTGCATTCGTGTTGCTCGCTGCATCCTGCGTGCTGGCATTTTTTGTTCTCGTGGTACTGCCACAGTTCGGAGCTGTGTTGCGCGATTTCGGCGCCAAGCAGGACTCGCTGATTGTCACGGTGCTTGGCGTTTCTGAATGGACGCGCTCCAACGGTCTGGCGATTCTTGGAGTCGCAGGGGCCGCCATCTTTGCAGCCTATGCCGTCCTCCGCCGGCCCGTGATCCGGTTCCGGCTGCTCGCAACACTGATGCGATTGCCGGGCCCCAGTTCGATTTTTCGGGCCTACCAAACTGCGGTGTTCTGCCGCAATCTCGGCATCCTTGCTGGCAGTCAGGTACCTTTGACCACCACCCTGCGCATCCTCGTCGATATCATGTCCTTTTCGGGCGATGTTCCCGCCTGGACAACCGCGGCTGATCAAGTACGACACGGCGCGAAGCTTTCTGACGCCCTTTCCCAGTCAACGGTCTTGCCCATGATGGCGATCCGCATGATCCGCATTGGCGAAGAAACCGGCCAGCTGCCAATACTCGCCGGGCGCATCGCGGAGTTCTACGAAGCCAAGCTACAGAGGAGTCTTGACCGGCTCCTCGCCGTTATCGGACCGGCGGCCGTGATCGGCATTAGCGTGGTTGTCGGCGGTCTCATCGTTTCCATTATGACGGCCCTGCTGTCTATCACTCAACTCGTATCGTGA
- the gspG gene encoding type II secretion system major pseudopilin GspG: MTLISSRAMAWRRRSFAAGENGFTLVEMLVVITIIGLIMGLIGPRVLNYLAESKVKTAKIQIRSLASSLDLMFLDTGRYPSSSEGLNALVKPAASMAGWHGPYIDGNSLPNDPWGRPYVYRSPSGNAKFEIMSYGADGHEGGADSAADISSNSNEK, from the coding sequence ATGACGCTTATCTCATCCCGCGCAATGGCCTGGCGGCGGCGGTCGTTCGCAGCGGGCGAGAATGGATTCACCTTGGTCGAGATGCTGGTCGTCATTACGATCATCGGGCTGATCATGGGACTGATCGGCCCCCGCGTGTTGAACTATCTCGCTGAGTCCAAGGTCAAGACGGCCAAGATACAAATCCGCAGCCTCGCCAGTTCGCTCGATCTCATGTTTCTCGACACGGGACGCTATCCGTCATCTTCGGAAGGCCTTAACGCCCTGGTAAAACCCGCAGCTTCGATGGCCGGATGGCACGGTCCCTACATCGATGGAAATAGCCTACCGAACGACCCGTGGGGTAGGCCCTATGTTTACCGGTCGCCCAGTGGGAACGCCAAGTTTGAGATCATGTCCTACGGGGCTGACGGGCATGAGGGCGGTGCGGATTCTGCCGCCGATATCTCGTCAAACAGCAATGAGAAATAG
- a CDS encoding GspH/FimT family pseudopilin, whose product MRNSPEAQNGFTLLEMVCVLSIVAMLVGILLPRLSPGTSRPRLEASALEIASLLKIDRNAAVKSGMRVLTRIDASTRRLQSGSNGSVLVVPDDVTLDALLPRDCEGRPALSTISFFPSGFSCGGTLRLSRLNTVYEVRVNWLTGGIEIVRVPAV is encoded by the coding sequence ATGAGAAATAGCCCGGAAGCACAAAACGGATTTACTTTGCTTGAGATGGTCTGCGTGTTGTCCATCGTCGCAATGCTGGTCGGTATCCTTCTGCCACGGCTTTCGCCTGGAACGTCGCGGCCGCGGCTCGAGGCATCGGCACTCGAAATCGCGTCCCTATTGAAGATCGACCGGAACGCGGCAGTTAAGAGCGGGATGCGCGTGCTGACCAGAATCGACGCGAGCACCCGGCGCCTGCAATCAGGTTCGAACGGCAGCGTTCTCGTGGTACCGGACGATGTGACGCTGGACGCACTATTGCCACGGGATTGCGAAGGACGACCCGCCCTTTCGACCATAAGTTTTTTCCCGAGCGGGTTCTCGTGCGGTGGCACGCTTAGACTCTCGCGTCTGAATACTGTCTACGAAGTTCGTGTGAATTGGCTTACGGGGGGAATCGAGATTGTGCGCGTTCCGGCTGTGTAA
- a CDS encoding general secretion pathway protein GspI, which yields MCAFRLCNASRSVAGFTIVEALAALAIATAMLAAIGSLMSTSIKGARRIDDRMVLVETARTLAAALPPRGDATTGVTSGELNGIVWRVDISPLLRTASDKQQWVPKRVRIQVKSSAGTSFALETARLGRRSQ from the coding sequence TTGTGCGCGTTCCGGCTGTGTAATGCCTCCCGCAGCGTCGCGGGGTTTACGATCGTCGAGGCATTGGCCGCTCTCGCGATCGCCACCGCCATGCTGGCGGCGATCGGCTCGCTCATGTCGACCAGCATAAAAGGCGCGCGGAGGATTGATGATCGCATGGTCTTGGTGGAGACGGCGCGCACTCTGGCGGCAGCATTGCCGCCGCGCGGCGACGCAACCACGGGCGTAACGTCGGGTGAACTCAACGGCATTGTCTGGCGCGTCGATATATCGCCCTTGCTCAGGACAGCGTCCGACAAGCAGCAATGGGTGCCGAAACGGGTCCGGATCCAGGTTAAATCTTCAGCAGGTACGAGCTTCGCCCTGGAAACTGCGCGTCTGGGCCGGAGGTCGCAGTGA
- a CDS encoding general secretion pathway protein GspJ — MIARDHLSQALHRASIAGFTLFEALAAIVLMGIVVFCLSTIATHWLPSWDRGLARAQRAELIGIALDRLTADLAASQFISANGGSKKPLFNGTEGSVTFVRTVTSPNAKSGLEIVKIETIKDPTGLVLIRSSRPFVLFEGAIDPSGFGNPVVLLRSPYRAEFAYAGPGGVWKANWLNVGHLPAAIRLTVQDHTLGEARVISTTTLIHVDAPALCISGKSTDCTGEPDTSPDTAPAADSLESRRT; from the coding sequence GTGATAGCCCGGGATCACCTCTCCCAAGCCTTGCACCGCGCGAGTATCGCGGGGTTCACGCTGTTCGAAGCTCTCGCGGCGATCGTACTTATGGGGATTGTTGTTTTTTGTCTAAGCACAATCGCGACGCATTGGCTACCCAGCTGGGATCGTGGCCTGGCGCGCGCGCAACGCGCCGAGCTTATTGGCATCGCCCTTGACCGTTTAACCGCCGATCTTGCGGCATCGCAGTTCATTTCCGCCAACGGCGGAAGCAAAAAGCCGCTGTTCAACGGCACAGAAGGATCTGTCACTTTTGTGCGCACGGTTACAAGCCCCAACGCCAAGTCGGGCCTCGAGATCGTTAAAATCGAAACAATCAAGGACCCTACTGGTCTCGTCCTCATACGCTCTTCGAGGCCCTTCGTCTTGTTTGAAGGTGCGATTGACCCGTCTGGCTTTGGTAATCCCGTCGTCCTGCTGCGATCGCCCTATCGGGCCGAGTTCGCCTATGCGGGACCCGGCGGCGTGTGGAAGGCGAACTGGCTGAATGTCGGCCACTTGCCGGCCGCCATCCGCCTCACGGTCCAAGATCACACCCTTGGGGAGGCGAGGGTAATCTCGACCACGACGCTTATTCATGTTGACGCGCCTGCACTATGCATCAGCGGAAAGAGCACGGATTGCACGGGAGAGCCCGACACTAGTCCCGATACGGCTCCCGCAGCGGACTCTCTCGAGAGCCGTCGGACCTGA
- a CDS encoding general secretion pathway protein GspK — MLIALATLASIYSIYIGSSSWSSSVIERRLQADQLVSASLNLATQRLAVADQRDRPTHGHFSFRLGQANASVRFVSEAARLDLNQAPRELLSSFFIAIGASEEDAPRFAARIVGWRERLRPSDRANEAQLYRAAGRGYGPRGAPFAHVGELWLVQGLPQVIIERMLPLVTVYSGRADINVFDAPPELVAALPGMTLDRLNGFLGQRQLVAPSKDALVRLLGSDQTAATADASDAFRLDIKIGGAGGWNSCAEAVILLQGPDDPFHILAWDDSLRGDCRQGMATANPP; from the coding sequence ATGTTGATTGCACTCGCGACACTTGCGTCCATCTATTCGATTTACATAGGCAGTTCTTCCTGGTCGAGTTCGGTGATCGAGCGCCGTCTGCAAGCCGATCAATTGGTGTCAGCCAGCCTTAATCTCGCGACCCAACGCCTTGCTGTGGCAGACCAGCGCGATCGACCTACGCATGGCCACTTCAGCTTCCGGCTAGGCCAAGCCAACGCATCGGTCAGATTCGTTTCCGAAGCGGCCCGGCTCGATCTCAATCAGGCCCCGCGCGAACTACTATCGAGTTTCTTCATAGCGATCGGCGCATCGGAGGAGGATGCCCCGCGTTTTGCTGCGCGGATTGTTGGTTGGCGAGAGCGCTTAAGACCATCCGATCGCGCTAATGAAGCGCAGCTTTACCGCGCCGCCGGCCGCGGCTATGGACCGCGAGGCGCTCCCTTCGCACATGTAGGAGAGTTATGGTTAGTTCAAGGTCTGCCGCAGGTCATCATAGAACGAATGTTGCCTCTGGTGACCGTTTACAGCGGCAGGGCCGATATTAACGTCTTCGACGCGCCGCCCGAGCTTGTTGCGGCTTTGCCTGGCATGACCCTAGATCGTCTGAATGGTTTTCTTGGCCAACGGCAGCTCGTGGCTCCCAGTAAGGACGCTCTAGTCCGACTGCTCGGTTCAGATCAAACCGCCGCGACCGCCGATGCAAGTGACGCGTTCCGGCTGGACATAAAAATAGGGGGCGCAGGGGGATGGAATAGCTGTGCGGAAGCGGTCATCTTGCTACAGGGTCCGGACGATCCTTTTCATATCCTTGCCTGGGATGACAGTTTGCGCGGTGACTGTCGTCAGGGCATGGCAACGGCGAACCCGCCATGA
- a CDS encoding PilN domain-containing protein — translation MILFNSIAAGLASWVQAVASEVSSLSNGLRRRSQVRMVEFEKDQFTLHLVTDPKNAKAPDHALAVLEGAVASPIPPAWKLALTGSQLELVLHPARFLFRPLDLPRRAAEYAAGVVRSQIDRLTPWDVQEAVYGWSASPDETGDRIQLTIAATPRAKLTPLLDAIGSLGTWSILVSTSRSNVPIRIVETQIHGPTDFRRVRTCLMVVLLLSGFAATSSLCISALISDGLALRREELSRKISVLTRASQNVVAESALRELEQQKRNTPSPVMAIEALSDLLPDNTFLTELRIDHAKLQIAGLTSDAASLIRLIEQSPQFSHAIFFAPTTRSEGATKEQFHVEAQINPAFAAIHEPDLPH, via the coding sequence ATGATCCTGTTTAATTCGATAGCGGCAGGCCTCGCTTCGTGGGTACAAGCCGTGGCGTCCGAAGTTTCATCGCTCTCGAACGGCTTGCGCCGACGCTCGCAGGTTCGGATGGTGGAATTCGAGAAGGATCAATTCACCCTTCATCTCGTGACCGACCCCAAAAACGCGAAAGCGCCTGACCACGCGCTCGCGGTCCTGGAGGGAGCGGTTGCTAGCCCAATCCCTCCAGCATGGAAGTTAGCTCTGACTGGAAGTCAGCTTGAACTTGTCCTTCACCCGGCGCGATTTCTGTTTCGCCCGCTGGATTTGCCGAGGCGCGCTGCCGAATATGCGGCGGGTGTCGTGAGGTCCCAAATCGACCGACTAACCCCGTGGGATGTGCAAGAAGCGGTCTATGGTTGGAGTGCTTCACCTGACGAGACTGGCGACCGCATTCAGCTGACAATCGCTGCCACGCCTCGCGCTAAGCTAACGCCCTTGCTCGATGCTATCGGATCGCTTGGGACTTGGTCAATCCTGGTCTCCACGTCACGTTCGAACGTGCCAATTAGGATCGTTGAGACACAAATACACGGACCGACCGATTTCCGTCGTGTTCGTACGTGCCTGATGGTAGTTCTGCTGTTAAGCGGCTTTGCTGCCACTTCGTCGCTTTGCATTTCAGCGCTCATTTCGGACGGTTTGGCCCTGAGACGGGAAGAACTCTCTCGAAAGATATCGGTGCTCACAAGAGCGTCGCAGAATGTTGTTGCCGAATCCGCTTTGCGAGAGCTCGAACAACAGAAGCGCAACACTCCTTCGCCCGTAATGGCGATTGAGGCGCTGTCGGATCTACTGCCAGACAACACGTTCCTAACGGAGCTGCGTATCGATCACGCGAAACTACAGATAGCGGGCCTTACGAGCGACGCCGCATCGCTCATCCGCCTGATCGAGCAGTCGCCCCAGTTTTCACACGCGATCTTCTTCGCTCCAACCACACGGTCTGAAGGAGCAACCAAAGAGCAATTCCACGTCGAGGCTCAAATCAACCCCGCATTCGCCGCTATCCATGAACCAGACCTACCGCATTAG
- the gspM gene encoding type II secretion system protein GspM, with translation MNQTYRIRRYVSAIPFVATICYAAMTGFLLLITGWTALDLAEQHRTLANANEMFDRLQSQQRAARSTNDGALAVSPPVVEGPTVTVAAAVVLQHVSAEATRMGSNILSSQVDLQDAGAQHGIVRVSVDLEIEQPALQGLLYELEAGSPFLFIDQLVIQVPESSTRHAATKVRVAIVVSGWWRSVK, from the coding sequence ATGAACCAGACCTACCGCATTAGACGCTACGTCAGCGCCATTCCGTTCGTTGCCACAATTTGTTACGCGGCAATGACGGGATTTCTATTGCTGATCACGGGCTGGACGGCGTTGGACCTGGCGGAACAGCATCGTACGCTGGCGAACGCGAACGAAATGTTCGACAGGTTGCAGTCACAACAGCGGGCGGCCCGCAGCACGAACGACGGGGCGCTCGCTGTGAGTCCACCAGTTGTCGAAGGTCCCACGGTCACAGTCGCGGCCGCCGTGGTGCTGCAGCACGTTTCTGCAGAAGCGACGCGGATGGGAAGCAACATCTTATCGTCGCAGGTCGATCTGCAGGACGCAGGAGCACAACACGGGATCGTCAGAGTCTCTGTCGATCTCGAGATCGAGCAGCCGGCCCTTCAAGGCCTCCTTTACGAGCTGGAGGCGGGATCGCCCTTCCTGTTCATCGATCAATTGGTCATACAGGTACCCGAGTCGTCGACAAGACACGCCGCGACGAAGGTGCGCGTCGCAATTGTCGTCTCCGGATGGTGGCGGAGTGTCAAATGA